From a region of the Salvelinus alpinus chromosome 2, SLU_Salpinus.1, whole genome shotgun sequence genome:
- the LOC139552357 gene encoding zinc finger protein 271-like, whose translation MRSLSYSSPAKDNICWTENEALIFLVKEENEEEDITVKQEVENEAVTVKEKYVSVKEEKGDDAVIGVKEEEGEMTVTSKKENEEETGCLRPFSQTHLKASNDEISRKMVLRNSVLISTSPGRVVQTQDYCFGVIRRFKEESTSIVVQHHGYAVGITFYSGFPLLWAFNHLSDFVVHTGERRDYRGSSGEPQQPHDADKAEKSFSTSEHLKKHPQRSTGKKSHCCSDCGKRFTSSAGIIIHQRIHTREKPYSCDQCGKSFSRFGHLTVHQRTHTGEKPFSCGHCGKSFSRFGHLTLHQRTHTGEKPFSSTQCGKSFTQLKNLISHQRTHTGEKPYSCDQCGKSFGQSGQLTSHQRTHTGEKSYSCTQCGKSFGISSTLTVHQRIHTGEKSYSCGQCGKSFTTSGSLTLHQRTHTGEKPYSCTQCSKSFTQLSNLISHQRTHKGEKPYSCGQCGKSFTTSGSLTIHQRTHTGEKSYSCGQCGKSFTTSAQLTVHQRTHTGDKPYSCGQCGKSFTTSGSLTIHQRIHTGEKSYSCDQCGKSFGRSGQLTSHQRIHTGDKSYSCGQCGKSFGRSGQLTSHQRIHTGDKSYTCGQCGKSFTTSSILTVHQRTHTGDKPYTCGQCGKSFTTSSSLTVHQRIHTGEKPHSCDQCGKRYTDKRSLIKHQKIHGVVS comes from the exons atgcggtcactaagctactctTCTCCTGCTAAAGATAATATCTGCTGGACGGAGAATGAAGCTCTGATCTTTCTGGTGAAAGAGGAGAACGAAGAGgaggatatcacagtaaaacaagaagtagagaatgaggctgttacagtgaaggaGAAATACGTTTCAGTGAAGGAAGAGAAAGGGGATGATGCAGTaattggagtgaaagaggaggaaggggagatgactgtcacatcgaaaaaggagaacgaggaggaaacTGGATGTCTGAGGCCGttttcccaaacgcatcttaaggcatccaaCGATGAAATTAGCcgtaagatggttttgagaaacagCGTCCTGATTAGtacta gtcctggcagagttgtgcagactcaggactaCTGCTTTGGAgtaatacgcagatttaaagaggagtcc acgtcaattgttgtacaacatcatggctacgctgttggcatcactttttacagtggatttccgctgttgtgggcctttaaccatctgtctgactttgttgttcacacaggagagagacgggactaccgtgggtcctctggggagcctcaacaacctcatgatgctgacaaggcagagaagagtttctccacatcagaacacctcaagaaacacccgcagagatccacagggaagaaatctcactgctgctctgactgtgggaagagattcacctcctcaGCAGGCATTATaattcatcagagaatccacacaagagagaaaccttatagctgtgatcaatgtgggaagagttttagtcgaTTTGgccatctgacagtgcaccagagaacacacacaggagagaaaccatttagctgtggtcattgtgggaagagttttagtcgaTTTGGCcatctgacattacaccagagaacacacacaggagagaaaccttttagctctactcaatgtggtaagagttttactcagctaaaaaacctgatatcacaccagagaacacacacaggagagaaaccttatagctgtgatcaatgtgggaagagttttggtcaatctggccAGCTGacgtcacaccagagaacacacacaggagagaaatcttatagctgtactcaatgtgggaagagttttggtatttctagcactctgactgtacaccagagaatacacacaggagagaaatcttatagctgtggtcaatgtgggaagagttttactacatctggctctctgactttacaccagagaacacacacaggagagaaaccgtatagttGTACTCAATGTAgtaagagttttactcagctaagcaacctgatatcacaccagagaacacacaaaggagagaaaccttatagctgtggtcaatgtgggaagagttttactacatctggctctctgactatacaccagagaacacacacaggagagaaatcgtatagctgtggtcaatgtgggaagagttttactacatctgcccaactgactgtacaccagagaacacacacaggagacaaaccttatagctgtggccaatgtgggaagagttttactacatctggctctctgactatacaccagagaatacacacaggagagaaatcttatagctgtgatcaatgtggaaagagttttggtcgatctggccagctgacatcacaccagagaatacacacaggagataaatcttatagctgtggtcaatgtggaaagagttttggtcgatctggccagctgacatcacaccagagaatacacacaggagataaatcttatacctgtggtcaatgtgggaagagttttactacatctagcattctgactgtacaccagagaacacacacaggagataaaccttatacctgtggtcaatgtgggaagagttttactacatctagctctctgactgtacaccagagaatacacacgggagagaaacctcatagctgtgatcaatgtgggaagaggtacactgataaaagatctctgattaaacatcagaaaatacatggagttgtttcatga
- the LOC139552364 gene encoding zinc finger protein 850-like produces the protein MSSLSYSPPDKEEEICWTQKEVLVKEEEKDVTLQNQVEAGERRDYRGSSGEPQQPHDADKAEKSFSTSEHLKKHQQRSTGKKPHCCSDCGKRFTSSAGIKIHQKIHTVEKPYSCQCGKSFTHSTSLISHQRTHTGEKPYSCNECGKSFIHLSSLMSHQRTHTGEKSYSCGQCGKSFDTSSHLIVHQRIHTGEKPYSCGQCGKSFGQSSTLTLHQRIHTGEKSYSCGQCGKSFNTSAQLTLHQRTHTGEKPYSCDQCGKSFTTSAQLTLHQRTHTGEKPYSCDQCGKSFAVSSTLTLHQIIHTGEKPYSCDQCGKSFVTSGNLKIHQRTHTGEKPFSCTQCGKSFTQLSNLISHQRTHTGEKPYSCGQCGKSFGQSSTLTLHKRIHTGEKSYSCTQCGKSFTQLSNLISHQRTHTGEKPYSCNECGKSFIHLSSLMSHQRTHTGEKSYSCGQCGKSFDTSSHLIVHQRIHTGEKPYSCGQCGKSFGQSSTLILHQRIHTGEKSYSCGQCGKSFITSAQLTLHQRTHTGEKPYSCDQCGKSFTTSAQLTLHQRTHTGEKPYSCDQCGKSFAASSTLTLHQRIHTGEKSYSCDQCGKSFGRSGQLTSHQRIHTGDKSYSCGQCGKSFGRSGQLTSHQRIHTGDKSYTCGQCGKSFTTSSSLTVHQRIHTGEKPHSCDQCGKRYTDKRSLIKHQKIHGVVS, from the exons atgagttcactaagctactctcctcctgATAAAGAAGAGGAGATCTGCTGGACGCAGAAAGAAGTTCTCGttaaagaggaagagaaagatgtTACACTACAAAATCAAGTAGAGG caggagagagacgggactaccgtgggtcctctggggagcctcaacaacctcatgatgctgacaaggcagagaagagtttctccacatcagaacacctcaagaaacaccagcagagatccacagggaagaaacctcactgctgctctgactgtgggaagagattcacctcctcagcaggcattaaaattcatcagaagATCCACACagtagagaaaccttatagctgtcaatgtgggaagagttttactcattcaaccagcctgatatcacaccagagaacacacacaggagagaaaccatatagctgtaatgaatgtgggaagagttttattcaCCTAAGCAGCTTGatgtcacaccagagaacacacacaggagagaaatcttatagctgtggtcaatgtgggaagagttttgatacatctagccatcttattgtacaccagagaatacacacaggagagaaaccttatagctgtggtcaatgtgggaagagttttggtcaatctagcactctgactcttcaccagagaatacacacaggagagaaatcttatagctgtggtcaatgtgggaagagttttaataCATCTGCCcaactgactctacaccagagaacacacacaggagagaaaccttatagctgtgatcaatgtgggaagagttttactacatctgcccaactgactctacaccagagaacacacacaggagagaaaccttatagctgtgatcaatgtgggaagagctttgctgtatctagcactctgactctacaccagataatacacacaggagagaaaccttatagctgtgatcaatgtgggaagagttttgttacatctgGCAATCTGaagatacaccagagaacacacacaggggagaaaccttttagctgtactcaatgtggtaagagttttactcagctaagcaacctgatatcacaccagagaacacacacaggagagaaaccatatagctgtggtcaatgtgggaagagttttggtcaatcgagcactctgactctacacaagagaatacacacaggagagaaatcttatagctgtactcaatgtggtaagagttttactcagctaagcaacctgatatcacaccagagaacacacacaggagagaaaccatatagctgtaatgaatgtgggaagagttttattcaCCTAAGCAGCTTGatgtcacaccagagaacacacacaggagagaaatcttatagctgtggtcaatgtgggaagagttttgatacatctagccatcttattgtacaccagagaatacacacaggagagaaaccttatagctgtggtcaatgtgggaagagttttggtcaatctagcactctgattctacaccagagaatacacacaggagagaaatcttatagctgtggtcaatgtgggaagagttttattacATCTGCCCAACTGACTCtccaccagagaacacacacaggagagaaaccttatagctgtgatcaatgtgggaagagttttactacatctgcccaactgactctacaccagagaacacacacaggagagaaaccttatagctgtgatcaatgtgggaagagttttgctgcatctagcactctgactctacaccagagaatacacacaggagagaaatcttatagctgtgatcaatgtggaaagagttttggtcgatctggccagctgacatcacaccagagaatacacacaggagataaatcttatagctgtggtcaatgtggaaagagttttggtcgatctggccagctgacatcacaccagagaatacacacaggagataaatcttatacctgtggtcaatgtgggaagagttttactacatctagctctctgactgtacaccagagaatacacacgggagagaaacctcatagctgtgatcaatgtgggaagaggtacactgataaaagatctctgattaaacatcagaaaatacatggagttgtttcatga
- the LOC139549526 gene encoding zinc finger protein 32-like isoform X1, which produces MSSLNIPTLVKEEEVCWTEKEALGLNIVVKEEKEEEDVTVKQEVEGEAVTVKEEEKDVTVKEEEDSFRVKEEDVTVKEEEEEEKEEDAVFGVKKEKEGEITVILTEESGDLITTRERPDSDSGKSSSEETDPETPNQHHCSHCGKSFRWSGSLKTHERKHTGEKPYHCSHCGKSFRWLWVLKTHERIHTGETPYHCSHCGKSFRWSRSLKTHERIHTGEEPYHCSHCGKSFRWSGTLKKHERKHTGEKPYHCSHCGKSFRWSGTLKKHERKHTGEKPFQHTNTQEETTYHCSHCGKTFSQSEDLKTHERIERLCSDLCF; this is translated from the exons ATGAGCTCCCTAAACATCCCCACTCTTGTTAaagaagaggaggtctgctggacggagaaagaagctctggggctgaacattgtcgtgaaagaggagaaggaagaagaggatgtcacagtaaaacaagaagtagagggtgaggctgttacagtgaaagaagaagagaaagacgttacagtgaaggAAGAGGAAGactcgttcagagtgaaagaggaggatgttacagtaaaagaagaggaggaggaagagaaagaggaggatgcagtttttggagtgaagaaggagaaagagggagagataacgGTCATATTGACAGAGGAGTCAGGAGATCTGATTACCacca gagagagaccagactctgACAGCGGGAAGAGTTCCTCAGAGGAAACAGACCCAGAGACGCCTAACcaacaccactgctcccactgtggaaagagttttag gtggtcagggagtctgaaaacgcatgagagaaaacacacaggagaaaagccttatcactgttctcactgtggaaagagttttaggtggttatGGGTcctgaaaacgcatgagagaatacacacaggagaaacgccgtatcactgttctcactgtggaaagagttttaggtggtcaaggagtctgaaaacgcatgagagaatacacacaggagaagagccttatcactgttctcactgtggaaagagttttaggtggtcagggactctgaaaaagcatgagagaaaacacacaggagagaagccttatcactgttctcactgtggaaagagttttaggtggtcagggactctgaaaaagcatgagagaaaacacacaggagagaagcctttccaacatactaatacacaggaggagacaacataccactgctctcattgtggaaagacattttcccagtcagaggacctgAAAACACACGAGAGAATAGAGAGGCTGTGTTCTGACTTATGTTTCTGA
- the LOC139549526 gene encoding zinc finger protein 32-like isoform X2 yields the protein MSSLNIPTLVKEEEVCWTEKEALGLNIVVKEEKEEEDVTVKQEVEGEAVTVKEEEKDVTVKEEEDSFRVKEEDVTVKEEEEEEKEEDAVFGVKKEKEGEITVILTEESGDLITTRERPDSDSGKSSSEETDPETPNQHHCSHCGKSFRWLGSLKTHERIHTGEKPYHCSHCGKSFRWLWVLKTHERIHTGETPYHCSHCGKSFRWSRSLKTHERIHTGEEPYHCSHCGKSFRWSGTLKKHERKHTGEKPYHCSHCGKSFRWSGTLKKHERKHTGEKPFQHTNTQEETTYHCSHCGKTFSQSEDLKTHERIERLCSDLCF from the exons ATGAGCTCCCTAAACATCCCCACTCTTGTTAaagaagaggaggtctgctggacggagaaagaagctctggggctgaacattgtcgtgaaagaggagaaggaagaagaggatgtcacagtaaaacaagaagtagagggtgaggctgttacagtgaaagaagaagagaaagacgttacagtgaaggAAGAGGAAGactcgttcagagtgaaagaggaggatgttacagtaaaagaagaggaggaggaagagaaagaggaggatgcagtttttggagtgaagaaggagaaagagggagagataacgGTCATATTGACAGAGGAGTCAGGAGATCTGATTACCacca gagagagaccagactctgACAGCGGGAAGAGTTCCTCAGAGGAAACAGACCCAGAGACGCCTAACcaacaccactgctcccactgtggaaagagttttaggtggttagggagcctgaaaacgcatgagagaatacatacaggagaaaagccctaccactgttctcactgtggaaagagttttag gtggttatGGGTcctgaaaacgcatgagagaatacacacaggagaaacgccgtatcactgttctcactgtggaaagagttttaggtggtcaaggagtctgaaaacgcatgagagaatacacacaggagaagagccttatcactgttctcactgtggaaagagttttaggtggtcagggactctgaaaaagcatgagagaaaacacacaggagagaagccttatcactgttctcactgtggaaagagttttaggtggtcagggactctgaaaaagcatgagagaaaacacacaggagagaagcctttccaacatactaatacacaggaggagacaacataccactgctctcattgtggaaagacattttcccagtcagaggacctgAAAACACACGAGAGAATAGAGAGGCTGTGTTCTGACTTATGTTTCTGA